Proteins encoded together in one Thalassotalea crassostreae window:
- a CDS encoding aspartate aminotransferase family protein, whose protein sequence is MSAQNTVNRELFDQVMVPNYSPSAVIPVRGKGSRVWDQNNNEYIDFAGGIAVNCLGHCHPALVEALKTQGEKLWHLSNVMTNEPALRLAKSIVDATFADKVYFANSGAESNEAALKLARRWAIEEHGEHKSQIIAFKQGFHGRTFFTVTVGGQAAYSDGFGPKPGDIAHAEYNNLDSLKALISDNTCAVVMEPLQGEGGIISPTNEFVQGVRELCDQHNALLVFDEVQTGVGRTGDLYAYMGLNVTPDILTTAKALGGGFPIGAMITTDAIAKHLKIGTHGSTYGGNPLACAVAEAAFNEVNTSAVLSGVIAKEKIIKDGLAKINETYNVFADIRGKGLLVGAELTEQYQGKAKVFLNAAMEHGLMTLVAGANVVRFAPSLVISDAEIQDGLERFEKAVAQVVNA, encoded by the coding sequence TACGGTAAATCGAGAATTATTTGATCAAGTAATGGTGCCTAACTATTCACCTTCTGCGGTAATACCAGTTCGTGGTAAAGGGTCTCGAGTTTGGGATCAAAATAATAATGAATATATCGATTTCGCTGGTGGTATTGCAGTTAACTGTTTGGGTCATTGTCACCCTGCACTAGTTGAAGCTTTAAAGACTCAAGGCGAAAAACTTTGGCACCTATCTAACGTGATGACTAATGAGCCTGCATTACGTTTAGCAAAAAGCATCGTTGATGCAACATTTGCTGATAAAGTATATTTCGCCAACTCTGGTGCAGAATCAAATGAAGCCGCGCTTAAATTAGCACGTCGCTGGGCTATTGAAGAGCACGGTGAACATAAATCTCAAATCATCGCCTTTAAACAAGGTTTCCACGGTCGTACATTCTTTACAGTAACAGTCGGCGGTCAAGCGGCATACTCTGATGGCTTTGGCCCTAAGCCTGGTGACATTGCTCACGCAGAATACAACAACCTTGATTCATTAAAAGCATTAATCTCAGATAACACTTGTGCTGTAGTAATGGAACCATTACAAGGCGAGGGTGGTATCATTTCACCAACTAATGAATTTGTGCAAGGCGTACGTGAATTATGTGACCAACATAATGCGTTATTAGTATTTGATGAAGTACAAACTGGTGTTGGCCGAACTGGCGACCTATATGCATATATGGGTTTAAACGTTACACCTGATATTTTAACGACTGCTAAAGCTCTTGGTGGTGGTTTCCCGATTGGTGCCATGATCACAACTGACGCAATTGCTAAGCACCTTAAAATTGGTACTCATGGCAGTACTTATGGTGGTAATCCGTTAGCCTGTGCAGTTGCTGAAGCAGCTTTTAATGAAGTGAATACTTCTGCTGTGTTAAGCGGTGTCATTGCAAAAGAAAAAATCATTAAAGATGGTTTAGCGAAAATTAATGAAACATACAATGTGTTTGCCGACATACGCGGTAAAGGCCTACTTGTTGGTGCTGAACTTACCGAGCAATATCAAGGTAAAGCTAAAGTATTTTTAAATGCTGCAATGGAGCACGGTTTAATGACATTGGTTGCCGGTGCAAACGTTGTTCGCTTCGCGCCATCATTAGTAATTAGCGATGCAGAAATTCAAGATGGTTTAGAACGTTTTGAAAAAGCCGTTGCGCAAGTAGTTAACGCTTAA